A region of the Amycolatopsis sp. cg13 genome:
TGCAGAAGGCGGGGCAGCTGGCGCAGGACGGATTGATCGAGACGCGTCGAGCGGTGCACGCGTTGCGCGGCGATCCGATGGCGTTGCCGGAGTTGTTCGGCTCGCTGCCCGACAACGCGTCGATCCAGGTGACTGGCGAACCGCGCGAGCTCCCCGCGGACGTCACCCTGCTGCTGTACCGCACTGTCCAAGAAGGACTTTCCAATGCCCGCAAGCATGCCGCCGGTGCGCCGGTATCGGTTGAACTGTCCTATCTGGACAGCGAGGTGGCGATGACGGTGGTCAACCGGACCGGTTCCGGCAGCGGTTTGCCCGGTTCCGGATACGGCCTGACCGGCTTGCGCGAGCGCGCGGAACTGGTCGGCGGCGAGGTGAGCGCGGGCCCGGATGGCGCGGGCTGGCGGTTGTCGGTGAGGATCCCGGCATGACGATCGTGCGCGTGCTCGTGGCCGAGGACCAGCCCGCGGTGCGGGAGGGCTTGGTGCTGCTGGTCGGGCTGCTGCCGGACATCGAGGTCGTCGGACAGGCGGGCGACGGTATCGCGGCGATCGAGGAAACCGTGCGGCTGCAGCCCGATGTGGTGCTGATGGACCTGGACCTGCCGCGCTGCGACGGGGCGGCGGCGACTCGGCGGATTGTCACGGAGTTGCCGGGAACGCGGGTCGTCGTGCTCACCACTTATGCGGATAGTGCCTCGATCGTGCGCGCGTTGGACGCGGGCGCGGTCGGTTACGTGACCAAGGCGGCGAACGGCGACGAGATCGGCCGGGCGATCCATGCCGCGGCGGCTGGGCAGACCGTGATGGACCTGGCGGTGCAGCGGACGTTGCTGGCCGCGGCCCGGCGTCCGGCCGCGCCGCCGGAGGACGGGCTGACGGCGCGCGAGGTGGACGTGCTGAAGCTGGTCGCGGCGGGGCGGGGGAACCGGGAGATCGCGCGGGAGTTGCAGGTCAGCGAGGCGACGGTGAAGACGCATGTGAACCGGATTTTCGCGAAGACCGGGTGCGGGACTCGGGCGCAGGCAGTCCGCTACGCGCACGAGCACGGCTACGCGGACTGAGTCACGGCCGTGAGGGGAACCCTCAGGGAATCAGATTCCCTCAGGGTTCCCCTCACGGACCTCCGCGAACCAACCAGCCCGGAAGACCGGGGCCTCCCCAGCCACGGCCCGGCGGCACCAGTCCGCGACCGCCGCGCCGACCTCCTCCGGACCGAGCGCAGAAGTGTCGAGCACCGTCATCGCCCATTCCGCACCCGGCGACCGGCCGACCCAGCGGTCCCAGCGCATTTCCGGCCAGGAGTCGTTCGTGACGGCTTCCGGAACGTGCCCGGGGTCGTGCGCGTGCGCGCGCATCCAGGCCGCGAACGCTTGGTTCGCGGGGCTCGGCTCGCCGCGGCGGGCGAGCCGGGCCAGGTGGGCCTCGTCGCTGAGGTCGAGCAGGCAGCCGGCGATGTCGATCCGGTCGGCACTCGGCGCGGCGAGCGCTTCGCCGATCGGCACCGGATCGCCGGCCAGCAGCAGGTGCTTGCCCTCGGCTTCGAGCGCGATCGCCCGCCGCACCGCGACTTCCACCCGCTCCTGCCGCCACGCGACGGTCTGCACGGCCGGGATCGGGCCGAGCGTGCTCAGTTCGGCGTCCTCGTACGTGTTGTCGAGCAGATGCCGCGCGTGCAAGCGAGCCGTGGTTTTGCCGACGCTGGACGCGCCCGAAACGAGCAGCAACATGGCCGGCGACGTTACGGCTTACTGCTCGGAGCTCTCCACTGAATTTTCCCGCACATACCGCGAAAGCGTCGCCGCGCCAACGCGTTCGGACGATACGCATTCCAGGTGCGCGGGCCCGGTGCCGTCCGGGAAAAGGCGGGTTCCGGCGCCCAGGATGGTCGGGAAGGTCAGCAGCCGGTACTCGTCGACCAGGTCTGCCGCCATCAGCGCGTGCGCGACGCTCAGGCTCCCGATGACGATGACGTCGCGCTCTTCCCGCTTCACCGCGTCGAGCAGGTCGCCGTCGAGGACCGAGGAGTTCTGCCACGCGCTGGTGTCGGTCAGAGTGCTGGTGGCGACCAGCTTGGCCGCGGCGTTCATCCGCTGCGAGAACGGGTCGTCGCGGTGCGGCCACAGACCCGAGAACTGTTCCCAGGTCTTGCGGCCGAGCAGCAGGACCCCGTCGTCCAAGGTGCTTCCGAGCCGGAATTTGTCGCCCGCGACGGACTCCGGGCCGTGCCGGAACGCCCAGCCGCTGCTGGGGGCGCTGCCCGGGTCGGACGAGATGCCGTCGAGGGTGGTGAAGGCGATGACGATGACGCTCATGGCGGAGATCCCTTCAATCGGTGTCGCCAGTACTTACCGGCGGCCCCGCCCGAACTCATCGCTCCCGGCTAAAAAATCTTCAAAGGCAGGTCGAACGCCTCGAAAACGTGCGGATCGGCGAAGACGACGTTGTGCGAAATCCGCCCGCCGGTCACCGTGAAGACCTGCAGGGTGTGCAGCTGCCCGTCGGGCGTGTAGGCGGCGAGCGCGGGCTGCCCGTTGGCAGTAAGCCCGCGGACGCTCCAGCCGACCCCGCGCATCTCGAACACCCGGTGCATGA
Encoded here:
- a CDS encoding dihydrofolate reductase family protein — encoded protein: MSVIVIAFTTLDGISSDPGSAPSSGWAFRHGPESVAGDKFRLGSTLDDGVLLLGRKTWEQFSGLWPHRDDPFSQRMNAAAKLVATSTLTDTSAWQNSSVLDGDLLDAVKREERDVIVIGSLSVAHALMAADLVDEYRLLTFPTILGAGTRLFPDGTGPAHLECVSSERVGAATLSRYVRENSVESSEQ
- a CDS encoding response regulator — translated: MTIVRVLVAEDQPAVREGLVLLVGLLPDIEVVGQAGDGIAAIEETVRLQPDVVLMDLDLPRCDGAAATRRIVTELPGTRVVVLTTYADSASIVRALDAGAVGYVTKAANGDEIGRAIHAAAAGQTVMDLAVQRTLLAAARRPAAPPEDGLTAREVDVLKLVAAGRGNREIARELQVSEATVKTHVNRIFAKTGCGTRAQAVRYAHEHGYAD